From the genome of Brassica oleracea var. oleracea cultivar TO1000 chromosome C4, BOL, whole genome shotgun sequence:
GCCGACGATTTAGAATGAACAAACCGTTGTTCATGAAAATTGTTGATCGACTCTCCAATGAAATGGAATTCTTTCGACAAAAACGAGATGGTCTCGGAAGGCAAGGTCTCTCTACACTTCAAAAATGTACAGCAGCCATTTGTGTCTTGCCATATGGTACTGCGGCTGATGCGGTTGACGAATACCTCAGGCTCGGTGAAACTACTACTCGGTCATGTGTCGAACATTTTGTGGAAGGAATAATACATTTATTCGGCGATGAGTACCTAAGAAGACCAACACCGGCTGATCTTCAACGTCTACTTGATATTGGTGAGTTTCGTGGAATTCCCGGGATGATAGGAAGCATCGATTGTATGCATTGGGAGTGGAAGCATTGTCCCACCGCTTGGAAAGGGCAATATTCACGAGGTTCGGAAAAACCCACAATCGTTTTGGAAGCGGTGGCTTCGTATGAACTATGGATATGACATGCGTTTTTTTGGACCTCCACGTACCTTAAATGATATCAATGTTCTTGATCGCTCACCTGTTTTTGATGACATAATAAATGGTCAAGCTCCGCAAGTCACTTTCTCTGTCAATGGAAGAGAGTATCATTTGGCTTACTATCTGACCGACAGTATTTATCCGAAATGGGAAACTTTTATCCAATCTATTTCATTACCACAAGGACCGAAAGCGGCTTTATTTGCTAAACATCAAGAAGCTGTCCGAAAAGATGTCGAGCATGCTTTTGGAGTCTTGCAAGCTCGCTTTGCCATTGTTAAAAACCCTGTACTTTTTTGGGATAAAGCCAAAATTGGGAAGATTATGAGAACATGTATCATACTCCATAATATGATAGTAGAAGACGAACGAGATGGATATACTCAATTTGATGTTTCAGGATTCCAACAAGGAGAAGAAACCGGAAGTTCACATGTCAATCTCGATTTTTCCTCAAATATGCCTACAAATCTCGTCAATATGATGGGTGTTCGAACTAGAATCCGTGATAGGCCAATGCATGAACAAATCAAAGCTGATTTGGTTGAACATTTATGGAGTAAATTTGGAGAGGATGCAGACAACAACTAAGTTCCGAATGTTTTTTCAAATTATTCTCGTTTATTTACTAATCTTTGTTGTTATGTTTTTAATTTCAAATCTATTTTTTAAATTATCTTTTCATATGTTTGATATAATAAATAATTTTAAATAATTTTTAAAAAATTAATTAAGAACCCCTAGTTAAGCACCTACCATTGGAGCACACATTCTACTACTTTCTTAACTTGAGTTCTTAAGTACATGTAAAGTACAATTAATTATTTAAATAATCATTAAGCACTCCATATGGGGTGTTAGGGTTAAACACTACAAGAAAACATCAGGGATTCTGAGGGAAAAAATCGTCGGAATTTCGTCGGAATAACGTTATTCCGACGACATACCGACGAAACACGCCGTCGGAAATAATTCTTCGGAATTTCTTTTTTCCTCGGAAATCCCTCGGAATTTTCCGACGGAATTCCGAGGAAATAAATTTCCGAGGAAATTCTGAGGATCACCAGTTTGTCGGAAATGTCCTCGGAATATACCGAGGGAGAACTTCGTCGGTATAATTCCTCGGAAGTTCATC
Proteins encoded in this window:
- the LOC106338446 gene encoding uncharacterized protein LOC106338446 produces the protein MRERWNDYFSENPTYTDTLFRRRFRMNKPLFMKIVDRLSNEMEFFRQKRDGLGRQGLSTLQKCTAAICVLPYGTAADAVDEYLRLGETTTRSCVEHFVEGIIHLFGDEYLRRPTPADLQRLLDIGEFRGIPGMIGSIDCMHWEWKHCPTAWKGHLNDINVLDRSPVFDDIINGQAPQVTFSVNGREYHLAYYLTDSIYPKWETFIQSISLPQGPKAALFAKHQEAVRKDVEHAFGVLQARFAIVKNPVLFWDKAKIGKIMRTCIILHNMIVEDE